In a single window of the Campylobacter fetus subsp. testudinum 03-427 genome:
- the hom gene encoding homoserine dehydrogenase (Pfam matches to PF00742.15 Homoserine_dh, and to PF03447.12 NAD_binding_3, and to PF01842.21 ACT), with translation MRVAILGVGTVGSEVANVLINNRQLITARSGVEITPVIGVVRDISKKRESIIPLSDDIQSVIDRDDIDVFVELMGGVEKPYEVVSKILKKKKPVVTANKALLAYHRSELEMLAGDTPFGYEASVAGGIPIIKALREGLSANHIEKIVGIMNGTSNYILTNMMQNGTKFNEALKRAQELGYAEADPTFDIGGFDTAHKLLILSSIAYLVHAKPEDILIEGIGDITNEDIYFANEFEYVIKLLAIAKRREDKVELRVHPALIRKDKMIAKVDGVMNAISVTGDVVGESLFYGAGAGGSATASAVISDLIDIARNVKNPMLGYKAPLEIAPLELMNPKDIRTKYYLRLKVADEIGVLAKITDLMSKNNLSIDSFLQKPRVDKSCESSTLYFTTHTCLEADMIRVVNLLENESFIKDKPFMIRIEE, from the coding sequence ATGAGAGTAGCGATACTTGGAGTAGGTACCGTCGGTAGCGAAGTTGCCAACGTATTGATAAATAATAGACAGTTGATAACAGCTAGATCAGGTGTTGAAATAACACCTGTTATAGGTGTTGTGCGTGATATAAGTAAAAAAAGAGAGTCTATCATACCTCTTAGCGATGATATACAAAGTGTTATAGATAGAGATGATATTGATGTTTTTGTAGAGCTTATGGGTGGCGTTGAAAAGCCATATGAGGTAGTAAGTAAAATTTTAAAGAAAAAAAAACCTGTCGTAACTGCGAATAAAGCTTTATTAGCTTATCATAGAAGTGAGCTTGAGATGCTTGCTGGAGATACTCCATTTGGCTATGAAGCTAGCGTAGCTGGAGGCATTCCTATCATAAAAGCTTTAAGAGAGGGTTTAAGTGCAAATCATATAGAAAAAATTGTGGGCATTATGAACGGTACTAGCAACTATATACTTACAAATATGATGCAAAACGGTACTAAATTTAATGAAGCATTAAAAAGAGCTCAAGAACTCGGTTACGCTGAAGCTGATCCAACATTTGATATAGGAGGGTTTGATACGGCTCACAAGCTTCTTATACTTTCTAGTATAGCTTATTTGGTGCATGCAAAACCAGAAGATATACTCATAGAGGGTATAGGCGATATCACGAATGAAGATATATATTTTGCAAATGAATTTGAATATGTTATTAAATTATTAGCCATAGCAAAAAGAAGAGAAGATAAAGTAGAACTTCGCGTCCATCCAGCTCTTATCAGAAAAGATAAGATGATAGCAAAAGTAGATGGAGTTATGAACGCCATTAGTGTTACTGGAGATGTTGTTGGAGAGAGTTTGTTTTATGGAGCAGGAGCTGGTGGAAGCGCTACTGCAAGTGCTGTTATAAGCGATCTTATCGATATAGCAAGAAATGTTAAAAATCCTATGCTCGGTTATAAAGCTCCACTTGAGATAGCTCCACTTGAACTTATGAATCCAAAAGATATTAGAACTAAGTATTATCTAAGATTAAAAGTAGCCGATGAGATAGGCGTTTTAGCTAAAATTACAGATCTAATGAGTAAAAATAATCTCTCTATAGATAGTTTTTTACAAAAACCAAGAGTTGATAAGAGTTGCGAGAGTAGCACGTTGTATTTTACTACTCATACATGTTTAGAAGCAGATATGATAAGAGTTGTAAATTTACTTGAAAATGAGAGTTTCATAAAAGATAAGCCATTTATGATAAGAATAGAAGAGTAA
- a CDS encoding 16S rRNA (cytidine(1402)-2'-O)-methyltransferase (Pfam match to PF00590.16 TP_methylase) gives MLYFLPTPIGNLDDISKRCLDVLELCEIIICEDTRVTKSLITLLNAKFGLQISPKEFYSLHTHNEKDFFYKFDKAKLETKICVYVSDAGMPCISDPGISLVKFAQQNTIKYEVLSGANALLLAAAASGIIEKEFTFLGFLPNLGKERQIAIQNALNSPYPVIIYESPKRILSLIKSISELDLAREVFIIKEATKKFETKFKGSATNLLTQLENSNLNGEWCVVIERCANSVLERITTKDITELDLPLKQKAKLISKITGENAKKIYQNLIT, from the coding sequence TTGCTCTACTTTCTTCCAACCCCGATCGGGAATTTAGATGATATCTCAAAGAGATGCCTGGACGTCTTAGAACTTTGTGAAATCATCATCTGCGAAGATACTAGAGTAACAAAATCCCTTATAACTCTTTTGAACGCAAAATTTGGCTTACAAATCAGCCCAAAAGAGTTCTACTCTCTTCATACTCACAACGAAAAAGATTTTTTTTATAAATTTGATAAAGCTAAGCTTGAAACTAAAATTTGCGTTTATGTCAGTGACGCTGGGATGCCTTGCATAAGCGATCCAGGAATTTCGCTAGTGAAATTTGCTCAGCAAAATACTATAAAATACGAAGTTCTAAGCGGTGCAAACGCTCTTTTACTAGCAGCTGCGGCTAGTGGGATCATAGAAAAAGAATTTACGTTTTTGGGATTTTTACCAAATTTAGGTAAAGAAAGACAGATAGCGATTCAAAATGCGTTAAATTCACCATATCCGGTGATCATATATGAGTCTCCAAAACGAATTTTAAGCCTTATAAAAAGTATATCTGAGCTTGATCTTGCAAGGGAAGTCTTTATCATCAAAGAAGCAACTAAAAAATTTGAAACTAAATTTAAAGGTAGTGCTACAAATTTACTCACTCAGCTTGAAAATTCAAATTTAAATGGAGAGTGGTGCGTTGTGATTGAACGTTGCGCAAATAGCGTGTTAGAGCGTATCACTACAAAAGATATTACGGAGCTTGATCTTCCTTTAAAACAAAAAGCTAAGCTTATTTCTAAAATAACTGGTGAGAATGCAAAAAAAATATACCAAAATTTGATAACATAA
- a CDS encoding aspartate aminotransferase (Pfam match to PF00155.17 Aminotran_1_2) has product MFDEIRFNTIERLPNYAFAEVNAIKMAARRDGADIIDFSMGNPDGRTPAHIIDKLCESAQKDKTHGYSVSQGIYKLRLAICNWYKRKYGVVLDPETEAVATMGSKEGFVHLTQAIVNPGDVAIVPDPAYPIHTQAFIIAGGNVAKMPLDYNAQFELDENKFFENLQRTIDESIPRPKYIVVNFPHNPTTVTCQRSFYERLVDMAKKERFYIISDIAYAELTFDGYKTPSIFEVEGAKDVAVECYTLSKSYNMAGWRVGFVCGNKKLIAALKKIKSWFDYGMFTPIQVAATVALDGDQNCVEQIRQTYEKRRDILIDAFCSSGWEIAKPRASMFAWAKLPHQVGSIGSKEFAKQLLTKACVAVSPGAGFGALGDGYVRIAFIENENRIRQAARNIKKYLKESE; this is encoded by the coding sequence ATGTTTGACGAGATACGTTTTAATACTATTGAGAGATTACCAAACTACGCCTTTGCCGAAGTAAATGCTATAAAAATGGCTGCAAGAAGAGACGGAGCCGATATAATAGATTTTTCTATGGGAAATCCCGATGGCAGAACGCCTGCACACATTATAGATAAGCTTTGCGAAAGCGCTCAAAAAGATAAAACTCATGGTTATAGCGTAAGTCAAGGTATATATAAACTTCGTTTAGCTATCTGTAACTGGTATAAAAGAAAATACGGAGTAGTACTAGATCCAGAAACCGAAGCAGTCGCTACTATGGGTAGCAAAGAGGGTTTTGTGCATTTAACTCAAGCTATAGTAAATCCAGGAGACGTTGCGATAGTTCCAGATCCTGCTTATCCTATACATACTCAAGCATTTATCATCGCAGGAGGAAATGTTGCGAAGATGCCACTTGATTATAATGCACAATTTGAACTCGATGAGAATAAATTTTTTGAAAATTTACAAAGAACTATCGATGAAAGCATCCCAAGACCAAAATATATAGTAGTAAATTTTCCTCATAATCCAACAACGGTGACTTGTCAAAGGAGCTTTTATGAGCGTTTAGTTGATATGGCAAAGAAAGAGAGATTTTATATAATAAGCGATATAGCTTACGCTGAACTTACTTTTGATGGATATAAAACTCCTAGCATTTTTGAAGTAGAAGGTGCAAAAGATGTTGCAGTAGAGTGTTATACGCTATCAAAATCATATAATATGGCTGGTTGGAGAGTTGGTTTTGTATGTGGAAATAAGAAATTAATCGCCGCACTTAAAAAGATAAAATCATGGTTTGACTATGGTATGTTCACTCCTATACAAGTAGCAGCAACCGTTGCTCTTGATGGCGATCAAAACTGCGTGGAGCAAATTCGCCAAACATATGAAAAAAGAAGAGATATCTTGATAGACGCATTTTGTTCTTCTGGATGGGAGATAGCAAAGCCAAGAGCTAGTATGTTTGCGTGGGCAAAACTTCCTCATCAAGTAGGAAGTATAGGAAGCAAAGAGTTTGCAAAGCAGCTACTAACAAAAGCTTGTGTAGCAGTTAGCCCTGGTGCTGGATTTGGTGCGCTTGGTGATGGATATGTAAGAATTGCATTTATAGAAAATGAAAATCGTATCCGTCAAGCAGCTAGAAATATAAAAAAATATTTAAAAGAATCTGAATGA
- the tonB1 gene encoding energy transduction protein TonB (Pfam match to PF03544.10 TonB_C), translating into MKIFPSSQKTISININLIAFLISAALHMCVFAYALNLDIKVPKKQVEQSFKLPLAKFETPINSAKTEKIEETKEPQQPKKEQKKQITNEAKPKDEIVKKPLPKPKKVEKKQIPKENAKVLNPHIQNQTYEKLPQELALSSNEIDTNQTQSMKSSSLTKNSSENSLKSGENSSNIVYLKSNDELFIKIKNEIIKNVIYPKVAKRLGYQGVVKVEFILDKNGLKSYLLKSESSFNSLNEAAILALKKASLNFPNVDKEYQISLDIAFKIK; encoded by the coding sequence ATGAAAATTTTTCCATCATCACAAAAAACAATTAGTATAAATATAAATTTGATAGCTTTTTTGATATCTGCCGCCTTGCATATGTGCGTTTTTGCTTACGCTTTAAATTTAGATATCAAAGTACCAAAAAAGCAAGTAGAACAGAGTTTTAAGCTACCTTTGGCTAAATTTGAAACTCCGATTAATAGCGCAAAAACAGAAAAAATAGAAGAAACAAAAGAACCGCAACAGCCTAAAAAAGAGCAGAAAAAACAGATAACAAACGAAGCAAAACCAAAAGATGAGATAGTAAAAAAACCACTTCCAAAGCCAAAAAAAGTAGAAAAAAAGCAGATACCAAAAGAAAATGCTAAAGTGTTAAATCCTCATATTCAAAATCAAACTTACGAAAAACTTCCACAAGAACTCGCGCTAAGCTCAAATGAAATCGATACAAACCAGACTCAAAGTATGAAAAGCAGTAGTTTGACAAAAAATAGCTCAGAAAATAGCCTTAAATCAGGCGAAAATAGCTCAAATATAGTCTATTTAAAAAGCAATGACGAGCTATTTATCAAGATTAAAAATGAGATTATCAAAAATGTAATTTATCCAAAAGTTGCAAAAAGGCTAGGATATCAAGGCGTTGTAAAAGTGGAGTTTATACTAGATAAAAATGGTTTAAAAAGCTATTTGTTGAAGAGTGAAAGTTCTTTTAATTCGCTTAATGAGGCGGCTATCTTGGCTTTGAAAAAAGCAAGTTTAAATTTCCCAAATGTAGATAAAGAGTATCAAATTTCACTTGATATCGCATTTAAAATCAAGTAA
- a CDS encoding saccharopine dehydrogenase (Pfam matches to PF16653.1 Sacchrp_dh_C, and to PF03435.14 Sacchrp_dh_NADP), translating into MSHILIIGAGGVSQAATVKCAMNSEVFTKITLASRTKSKCDKIAKFIKDRLNVTINTAQIDADDTKAVVNLIKDIKADLLLNVALPYQDLTIMDACVEAGIPYIDTANYEHPDTAKFEYKLQWAKDGDFKSANTMALLGSGFDPGVTNVYCAYAKQNLFDEIHEIDILDCNAGDHGYAFATNFNPEINLREVSAKGRYWENGKWIQTDPMEIMFKWDYPKVGVKDSYLLYHEELESLVKNIPTLKRIRFFMTFGQSYLTHMKCLENVGMLRIDEVEHNGVKIVPIQFLKTLLPDPASLGERTKGKTNIGCVITGIKDAVEKKIYIYNICDHEECFKETGVGAVSYTTGVPAMIGSMMVARGIWSGKGVFNMENFDAKPFMEELTKQGLPWDIIEMKPNETRVIK; encoded by the coding sequence ATGAGCCATATTCTTATAATCGGAGCCGGAGGAGTTAGCCAAGCAGCAACCGTAAAATGCGCTATGAATAGCGAAGTTTTCACAAAAATAACTTTAGCAAGCAGGACAAAGAGTAAATGCGATAAGATAGCTAAATTTATAAAAGATCGTTTGAATGTGACCATAAATACGGCTCAAATCGACGCTGATGATACAAAAGCAGTCGTAAATTTGATAAAAGATATAAAAGCAGATTTGTTGTTAAATGTTGCGCTTCCTTATCAAGATCTTACTATTATGGATGCTTGCGTGGAGGCTGGAATTCCATACATTGATACTGCAAATTACGAACATCCAGATACGGCTAAGTTCGAGTATAAGTTGCAATGGGCAAAAGACGGCGACTTTAAGAGTGCTAACACTATGGCGCTTCTTGGTAGTGGGTTTGATCCGGGTGTGACAAATGTATATTGCGCGTATGCAAAACAAAACTTGTTTGATGAAATTCATGAGATCGATATCTTAGATTGTAACGCTGGAGATCACGGATATGCATTTGCTACAAACTTTAACCCTGAGATAAATTTACGTGAAGTAAGCGCAAAAGGTAGATACTGGGAGAATGGTAAATGGATACAAACTGATCCGATGGAGATAATGTTTAAGTGGGACTATCCAAAAGTAGGCGTAAAAGATAGTTATCTGCTATATCACGAAGAGCTTGAGAGCTTGGTAAAAAATATACCTACACTTAAGAGAATTCGCTTTTTTATGACGTTTGGACAAAGCTATCTGACTCATATGAAATGCCTTGAAAATGTTGGAATGTTGCGCATAGATGAAGTGGAGCATAATGGCGTGAAAATCGTACCTATTCAGTTTTTAAAGACGCTTTTGCCAGATCCTGCAAGTTTAGGAGAGCGCACAAAAGGTAAAACTAACATAGGCTGCGTGATAACTGGTATAAAAGACGCAGTAGAAAAAAAGATTTATATATACAATATATGTGATCATGAAGAGTGCTTCAAAGAGACTGGAGTAGGCGCTGTGAGTTACACTACAGGAGTTCCTGCGATGATAGGAAGTATGATGGTTGCGCGTGGAATTTGGAGTGGTAAAGGTGTGTTTAATATGGAAAATTTTGATGCAAAACCATTTATGGAAGAATTAACCAAACAAGGACTTCCGTGGGATATCATCGAAATGAAACCAAATGAAACTAGAGTTATAAAATGA
- a CDS encoding rRNA methyltransferase, TrmH family, group 3 (Pfam matches to PF00588.15 SpoU_methylase, and to PF08032.8 SpoU_sub_bind), with protein sequence MIIYGKQLFLHLLEKHKEKLINIYLAKDVEKDIFNKIAKSGVKIHKVDNKKAQALARGGNHQGFLAEVCEFEFASLNEIKKQDFLVVLYGLSDVGNIGSIVRTTYALGGGGVIMISKSAAMEGIIRASSAAAYELPITLVSDGLSLLNELKQLGFKIYGSDAKGKNPSACKFDKKTVLVMGSEGEGIPRKALEKCDENLGINMREGWDSLNVSVAFGILFDRIMNG encoded by the coding sequence ATGATTATTTATGGAAAACAACTATTTTTACATTTGTTAGAAAAGCACAAAGAGAAGCTTATAAATATCTATCTTGCCAAAGATGTCGAAAAAGATATCTTTAATAAAATTGCAAAAAGCGGAGTCAAAATCCACAAGGTAGATAATAAAAAAGCTCAAGCTTTAGCACGCGGAGGCAATCATCAAGGCTTTTTAGCCGAAGTTTGCGAATTCGAGTTTGCTAGCTTAAATGAGATAAAAAAACAAGACTTTTTAGTCGTGCTATATGGTTTAAGTGACGTAGGAAATATAGGAAGCATAGTTCGAACGACTTACGCTCTTGGCGGAGGTGGTGTTATAATGATATCTAAAAGCGCTGCTATGGAAGGTATCATAAGAGCTAGTAGCGCAGCAGCTTATGAACTACCTATAACGCTAGTTAGTGATGGACTGAGTCTTTTAAACGAGCTAAAACAGCTTGGATTTAAGATTTATGGTTCAGATGCTAAAGGCAAGAACCCTAGTGCGTGCAAATTTGATAAAAAAACCGTACTTGTGATGGGCAGCGAAGGCGAGGGAATTCCTAGAAAAGCGCTTGAAAAATGCGATGAGAATTTAGGTATAAATATGCGCGAAGGCTGGGATAGTTTGAATGTTAGTGTGGCATTTGGAATATTATTTGATAGGATTATGAATGGCTAA
- the exbB1 gene encoding TonB system transport protein ExbB (Pfam match to PF01618.12 MotA_ExbB) gives MEIVLFLKQNVDYIIMGILGFMSFFALYFTIERALFYSFVDIGRFKSTKSLEMALTKNLTFLYVIYSNAPYVGLLGTVCGIMITFYDMGASGNIDANTIMIGLSLALKATALGIAVAIPTLVIYNLLNRKVDVLLAKFEETL, from the coding sequence ATGGAGATAGTTCTGTTTTTAAAGCAAAATGTTGATTATATCATTATGGGAATTTTAGGTTTTATGAGTTTTTTCGCGCTGTATTTTACCATTGAAAGAGCTCTTTTTTATAGTTTTGTAGATATTGGGCGTTTTAAAAGCACTAAATCGCTTGAGATGGCACTTACTAAAAACTTAACTTTTTTGTACGTGATATACTCAAACGCTCCTTATGTAGGACTTTTAGGAACGGTTTGTGGGATAATGATAACGTTTTACGATATGGGCGCTTCAGGAAATATAGACGCAAATACTATAATGATAGGACTTTCTTTAGCTCTTAAAGCCACCGCTCTTGGTATCGCTGTAGCTATACCAACTTTAGTGATATATAATTTACTAAATAGAAAAGTTGATGTTTTGCTAGCCAAATTCGAGGAAACGCTTTGA
- the trx gene encoding thioredoxin (Pfam match to PF00085.16 Thioredoxin), translating to MGKYIELTSENFNVAKEGVALVDFWAPWCGPCRMLAPVIDELATEFDGKAKICKVNTDEAQDLAVEYGVRSIPTLLFFKDGQIVDQMIGAQSKIAIADKINSLL from the coding sequence ATGGGTAAATATATAGAGCTTACTTCAGAAAATTTTAATGTTGCCAAAGAGGGCGTTGCATTAGTAGATTTTTGGGCTCCTTGGTGCGGACCTTGTAGAATGCTAGCTCCAGTTATCGACGAGCTTGCTACTGAGTTTGATGGTAAAGCTAAAATTTGTAAAGTTAATACAGATGAGGCGCAAGATTTGGCTGTTGAGTATGGCGTTCGTTCTATACCAACACTACTATTTTTTAAAGATGGTCAAATAGTAGATCAAATGATCGGCGCACAATCAAAAATAGCAATTGCTGATAAAATTAACTCGCTTTTATAA
- the exbD1 gene encoding TonB system transport protein ExbD (Pfam match to PF02472.12 ExbD), with the protein MRLPKNDGLNIVPFIDIMLVLLCIVLSISTFIASGHIKLSLPNADYSVKSIEKNKVIISVDKENNLYFNDKSADKEALKNEIFKLENSDFIEIQSDKESKFEIFVWIIDILKEKNHENFSIITKNN; encoded by the coding sequence TTGAGACTTCCTAAAAATGATGGTTTAAATATAGTTCCATTTATAGATATTATGCTAGTGTTGCTCTGCATCGTGCTTAGTATATCGACGTTTATAGCTAGCGGACACATAAAGCTTAGCTTACCAAATGCGGATTATAGTGTGAAAAGTATAGAAAAAAACAAGGTTATTATAAGTGTAGATAAAGAAAATAACTTATATTTTAATGATAAATCAGCAGATAAAGAAGCTTTAAAAAATGAAATATTTAAACTAGAAAATAGTGATTTTATCGAGATACAAAGCGATAAAGAGAGTAAATTCGAGATTTTTGTGTGGATCATCGATATATTAAAAGAGAAAAATCATGAAAATTTTTCCATCATCACAAAAAACAATTAG
- a CDS encoding putative protein (UPF0102 domain) (Pfam match to PF02021.13 UPF0102), with product MGLKEYLFGFKSENVAAKYLLSQGFEILEKNFHSKFGEIDIIAKKDDILHFIEVKSTSKDYETIYRVTQNKIYKIIKTINFYMLKYDFDLNYQIDIICIEQDKVKFVQNVSF from the coding sequence TTGGGTCTAAAAGAGTATCTTTTTGGATTTAAAAGCGAGAATGTAGCAGCTAAATACTTGCTATCACAAGGCTTTGAAATATTAGAAAAAAACTTTCATTCTAAATTCGGAGAAATCGATATAATCGCAAAAAAAGATGATATTCTTCACTTTATAGAAGTAAAGTCTACTAGTAAAGATTACGAAACCATATATAGAGTTACTCAAAATAAAATTTATAAAATAATAAAAACTATTAACTTTTATATGCTAAAATACGATTTTGATTTGAATTACCAGATAGATATTATATGTATTGAACAAGATAAGGTCAAATTTGTACAAAACGTTAGCTTTTAA
- a CDS encoding putative TraT complement resistance protein (Pfam match to PF05818.8 TraT), which translates to MKIFSSKTILGSIAVLLFLAGCATTNLQTSSKMTQSIFIDPVAKDKRLIFVNIKNTSGHDVNLENRIVQGLQSKGYQIVDDPDIATYILSTNILYCDKKSENNAVGGAVALGATGAAISGYNSGGAGSMIAAGAAGALVGGVLGKLTEDTIWQMQVDIDIKQRSKGAVLSSTGSVSGQASVSDSSKSGFLNSFGGNIKNDNASGSLRSNQVDTSHQSYESEYIEKKTMIFAEATKMGLELAEATPILEDKIASQIVGLF; encoded by the coding sequence ATGAAAATTTTCAGCTCAAAAACTATCTTAGGTAGTATTGCCGTGCTTCTTTTTTTAGCAGGTTGCGCCACTACGAATTTACAGACTAGCTCTAAAATGACCCAAAGTATATTTATAGATCCAGTTGCTAAAGACAAGAGACTTATCTTTGTCAATATCAAAAATACAAGCGGTCATGATGTGAATTTAGAAAATAGAATCGTGCAAGGCTTACAGTCTAAAGGTTATCAGATAGTAGATGATCCAGATATTGCCACATATATACTTAGTACAAATATATTATATTGCGATAAAAAATCAGAAAATAATGCTGTAGGCGGCGCTGTAGCCTTAGGAGCCACCGGAGCTGCTATAAGCGGATATAATAGCGGTGGAGCCGGCAGTATGATAGCCGCAGGTGCTGCTGGTGCTTTGGTCGGTGGAGTTTTAGGAAAGCTTACTGAAGATACTATTTGGCAAATGCAAGTAGATATAGACATAAAACAAAGATCAAAAGGAGCGGTTCTTAGCTCTACAGGAAGCGTGAGCGGACAAGCTTCGGTCAGCGACTCAAGTAAATCTGGATTTTTAAATTCATTTGGCGGAAATATAAAAAATGATAATGCAAGTGGCTCACTAAGAAGCAACCAAGTTGATACCTCTCATCAAAGCTATGAAAGCGAATATATAGAGAAAAAGACAATGATATTTGCTGAAGCTACTAAAATGGGATTAGAATTGGCTGAGGCTACTCCTATATTAGAAGATAAGATTGCTTCTCAAATTGTTGGATTATTTTAA
- the trxB gene encoding thioredoxin reductase (Pfam match to PF07992.10 Pyr_redox_2), with protein sequence MLDVAIIGGGPAGLSAGLYATRGGLKNVVMFEKGMPGGQITSSSEMENYPGVATVMDGLSFMAPWTEQCTRFGLKHEMANVEKVAKNSDGSFSIFLEGNKVETAKAVIVCTGSTPKRAGFKGEDEFFGKGISTCATCDGFFYKNKEVAVLGGGDTALEEAEYLANICSKVYLIHRRGSFRAAPITVEKVKKNPKIELITNASVDEVYGDSLAGVKGVKVKLQDGSIRDLAVPGIFTFVGLDVRNDVLKDEKGGFICDTLPAGQVRVNLKMQTNIPGLFAAGDLREDAPKQVVCAAADGATAALWALNYIESLH encoded by the coding sequence ATGTTAGATGTAGCGATAATCGGAGGAGGCCCTGCTGGACTATCCGCAGGTTTGTATGCAACTCGTGGCGGTCTTAAAAATGTTGTGATGTTTGAAAAAGGAATGCCTGGAGGTCAGATAACAAGTAGTTCTGAGATGGAAAACTATCCTGGAGTTGCGACAGTTATGGATGGTCTTAGTTTTATGGCTCCTTGGACTGAGCAATGCACTAGATTTGGCTTAAAACACGAGATGGCAAACGTAGAAAAAGTAGCAAAAAACAGCGATGGAAGTTTTAGCATTTTTTTAGAGGGCAATAAAGTAGAAACCGCAAAAGCAGTTATTGTTTGTACTGGTTCAACACCAAAAAGAGCTGGATTTAAAGGAGAGGACGAGTTTTTCGGTAAAGGAATTTCTACTTGTGCAACTTGTGATGGATTTTTTTATAAAAATAAAGAGGTTGCGGTTTTAGGCGGCGGAGATACAGCTCTTGAAGAAGCCGAATATCTAGCTAATATCTGTTCTAAGGTCTATTTGATACATAGAAGAGGTAGTTTTAGAGCAGCTCCGATAACAGTAGAAAAAGTTAAGAAAAATCCAAAAATAGAGCTTATAACAAATGCAAGCGTAGATGAAGTTTATGGAGATAGCCTAGCTGGAGTAAAAGGGGTAAAAGTTAAGCTTCAAGACGGCTCGATACGTGATTTGGCAGTACCAGGTATATTTACTTTTGTTGGTTTAGATGTTAGAAATGATGTTTTAAAAGATGAAAAAGGTGGTTTTATATGCGATACTTTGCCAGCAGGTCAAGTTAGGGTAAATTTAAAAATGCAAACAAATATTCCGGGTCTTTTTGCTGCTGGAGATTTAAGAGAAGATGCTCCAAAGCAAGTTGTATGCGCAGCTGCTGATGGTGCTACTGCGGCACTTTGGGCTCTAAATTATATAGAGAGTCTCCACTAA
- the rpmE gene encoding 50S ribosomal protein L31 (Pfam match to PF01197.14 Ribosomal_L31), with translation MKKDIHPEYVECTVTCACGNTFTSKSNKSEIRVDICSECHPFFTGSEKIVDSAGRVDKFKKKYNMK, from the coding sequence ATGAAAAAAGATATACATCCAGAGTATGTTGAATGCACAGTTACTTGCGCTTGTGGCAACACATTTACAAGCAAGTCAAATAAGTCAGAAATCAGAGTTGATATCTGCAGCGAGTGTCACCCATTTTTCACAGGTAGTGAAAAGATCGTAGATAGCGCAGGACGTGTTGATAAATTCAAGAAAAAATATAATATGAAATAA